The Populus alba chromosome 6, ASM523922v2, whole genome shotgun sequence genome contains a region encoding:
- the LOC118047935 gene encoding LOW QUALITY PROTEIN: protein PLASTID MOVEMENT IMPAIRED 1-RELATED 1-like (The sequence of the model RefSeq protein was modified relative to this genomic sequence to represent the inferred CDS: deleted 6 bases in 6 codons), whose translation MMLSKIEGGKKIREDSGNGKLLSEIETISKALYLDKNLSRTASVSTSSNRPRSTGKTHLVDPKSKLDNKHGREDPSRKDKKSIWNWKPLKAFSNARNREFNCCFSLQVHSIEGFPSTFDNLSVCVHWKRRDGELVTSPVKVLEGIAEFEEKLTHTCVVYGSRSGPHHSAKYEAKHFLLYAALFGAMDLDLGKHRVDLTRLLPLTLEELEEDKSSGKWTTSYKLSGEAKGAKMNVSFGYTVVSDTPIFPRNNQNVNELLRVKLNNARTVKPAPKLCQGDGKSMVHRTGSLPGNFNQQRRSASRSVEDVKDLHEVLPESSSELDIPVNILHQKFEDKLDASGYKPEFDVFTENLEPIKQPSICDSDLIKKGTEKESENSEFAVIDQGIELSSEEVNIMSADVSTVDVKMDTGCHVACEEVTKLHLHDVENSNHEDELGSHDCNFKDEICSKESVMEELESALKSISILESDALDSPEEKEDYTEVKTDYETISRGRSLSLDDLTESVANEFLDMLGMEQSPFGSSSESEPESPRERLLRQFEKDALAGGGSLFDFDVDYGDQRECDYDASTASGLGNFSEDFELLSVIQAAEEELMGTQSVSGKARVRMLEDLETESLMREWGLNDKAFDCSPPKSSGGFGSPINLPPEEPIELPALGEGLGSFLQTKNGGFLRSMNPSIFQKAKNSGHLIMQVSSPVVVPAEMGSGIVDIQQRLASIGIEKLSMQANKLMPLEDITGKTMQQVAWEAGATLEGPVRQSLLQQEYTMDDASLEQISVNDRSSAPRSNKLSSGSLGSETGSEYVSLEDLAPLAMDKIEALSIEGLRIQSGMSDEEAPSNIRAQSIGEISSLQGKGVDISGSLGLEGTAGLQLLDIKDSADDIDGLMGLSLTLDEWMRLDSGDIGDEDQISERTSKILAAHHASSLDLIRGGSKGGRGRGKGSGRKCGLLGNNFTVALMVQLRDPLRNYEPVGTPMLALIQVERVFVPPKPKIYCKVSELRNNDEEDDESESVVKQEVEKQTSEKALEEEGIPQYQITEVHVAGLKSEPGKKKLWGTTSQQQSGSRWLLANGMGKGNQHSSIKSKGVSTKSAPPLTTKVQRGDSLWSVSSRFHGTGAKWKEPHKRNPNVIFPN comes from the exons ATGATGTTGTCGAAAATTGAAGGCGGGAAAAAGATCAGAGAGGATTCAGGTAATGGCAAGTTGTTGAGTGAAATTGAAACTATAAGCAAAGCCCTTTATCTTGACAAAAACCTTTCAAGAACGGCCTCCGTTTCTACATCTAGTAATCGACCCAGATCAACTGGAAAAACCCATTTGGTAGATCCTAAATCGAAGCTTGATAATAAACATGGTAGGGAAGACCCGTCTCGCAAGGACAAGAAGTCAATTTGGAATTGGAAGCCTTTAAAAGCGTTTTCAAATGCAAGGAACCGTGAGTTCAATTGTTGTTTCTCTCTTCAAGTCCATTCCATCGAAGGGTTTCCCTCCACTTTTGACAATTTAAGTGTTTGTGTTCACTGGAAGAGACGGGATGGCGAGCTGGTGACGAGCCCTGTCAAGGTTTTAGAAGGGATTGCAGAGTTTGAGGAGAAGCTTACGCATACGTGCGTTGTATATGGGAGTAGGAGCGGACCCCACCACTCAGCTAAGTACGAGGCTAAACATTTTTTGCTCTATGCAGCTCTATTTGGGGCAATGGACCTGGATTTGGGGAAGCATAGGGTTGACCTCACGAGGCTGCTTCCTCTCACATTGGAGGAATTAGAGGAGGACAAGAGCTCGGGAAAATGGACTACAAGTTATAAGTTGTCAGGAGAAGCTAAAGGTGCTAAGATGAATGTTAGT TTTGGGTACACAGTGGTTAGTGATACTCCCATCTTCCCCAGAAATAATCAGAATGTTAATGAGCTGCTGAGGGTGAAGCTGAATAATGCAAGAACAGTGAAACCAGCACCTAAACTTTGTCAAGGTGATGGCAAAAGCATGGTACATCGTACTGGAAGTCTTCCTGGTAATTTTAACCAGCAGCGCCGCTCTGCATCTCGTTCTGTAGAAGATGTAAAAGATCTCCATGAGGTGTTGCCGGAATCAAGTTCAGAACTTGATATTCCTGTAAATATCCTGCATCAGAAATTTGAAGACAAGTTGGATGCTTCAGGTTATAAGCCCGAATTTGATGTGTTCACTGAAAATCTTGAGCCAATTAAACAACCCTCCATCTGTGATtcagatttgataaaaaaaggaaCAGAAAAGGAGAGTGAAAATAGTGAATTTGCTGTGATTGACCAGGGGATAGAATTGTCATCAGAGGAAGTTAACATAATGTCTGCAGATGTTTCTACAGTAGATGTTAAAATGGATACTGGTTGTCATGTAGCTTGTGAAGAGGTCACTAAGCTTCATCTGCATGATGTGGAAAACAGCAATCATGAAGACGAGCTTGGGTCGCATGATTGCAATTTCAAGGATGAAATATGCTCAAAAGAGTCTGTGATGGAAGAATTGGAATCTGCACTAAAAAGCATTTCCATTTTGGAAAGTGACGCGCTTGATTCCCCTGAAGAAAAGGAGGATTACACGGAAGTAAAAACTGATTATGAAACTATTAGTAGGGGGAGGTCGCTTAGCTTGGATGATCTAACTGAATCTGTGGCAAATGAATTCCTGGACATGCTAGGGATGGAGCAAAGTCCATTTGGCTCGAGTTCAGAGAGTGAACCTGAGTCTCCTAGGGAACGCTTGTTAAGACAATTTGAGAAGGATGCCTTAGCTGGCGGTGGTTCTCTGTTTgactttgatgtggactatggTGACCAAAGAGAATGTGACTATGATGCCTCAACTGCATCTGGGTTGGGAAACTTCTCTGAGGATTTTGAACTGTTATCAGTTATCCAAGCTGCTGAGGAGGAGCTGATGGGAACTCAGTCTGTCAGTGGAAAAGCAAGGGTCAGAATGTTGGAAGACTTGGAGACTGAGTCTTTAATGCGTGAATGGGGCTTGAATGATAAGGCTTTTGATTGTTCTCCACCTAAGAGCTCTGGTGGCTTTGGGAGTCCTATCAATTTGCCTCCTGAAGAGCCGATTGAATTACCTGCTCTTGGAGAAGGACTGGGTTCATTTCTGCAGACAAAGAACGGTGGATTCTTGAGGTCCATGAATCCTTCAATTTTCCAGAAAGCG AAAAACAGTGGGCACTTGATCATGCAAGTTTCTAGTCCCGTTGTGGTACCAGCAGAAATGGGTTCTGGTATAGTGGATATACAGCAGCGATTGGCTTCAATTGGAATTGAAAAGCTTTCTATGCAAGCAAATAAGCTCATGCCTTTGGAAGATATCACTGGGAAAACAATGCAACAAGTAGCATGGGAAGCTGGTGCCACTCTGGAGGGACCTGTGAG GCAAAGTTTGTTACAGCAAGAATACACCATGGATGATGCATCTCTTGAGCAAATAAGTGTGAATGACAGATCTTCTGCACCCAGATCTAATAAGCTCAGTTCA GGCTCATTGGGTAGTGAGACAGGCTCAGAATACGTATCTCTAGAAGATCTTGCACCTTTGGCTATGGATAAGATAGAAGCACTCTCAATTGAGGGATTGAGAATACAATCTGGTATGTCAGATGAGGAAGCACCCTCGAACATCAGAGCACAATCTATTGGAGAAATTTCCTCCCTCCAGGGAAAGGGTGTTGACATCAGTGGCTCACTCGGTTTGGAAGGAACTGCTGGATTGCAACTGCTGGACATAAAAGATAGTGCAGATGACATCGATGGATTAATGGGTCTGTCACTGACTCTTGATGAATGGATGCGGCTAGATTCCGGTGATATTGGTGATGAAGATCAAATTAGTGAGCGAACTTCTAAGATACTTGCTGCCCATCATGCTAGCTCCTTGGACTTGATTCGAGGAGGGTCAAAAGGGGGGAGAGGACGTGGAAAGGGATCTGGTAGAAAGTGTGGTTTGCTGGGGAATAACTTTACTGTAGCACTGATGGTGCAACTTCGGGATCCTCTTAGAAATTATGAACCTGTAGGTACACCAATGCTTGCTCTGATTCAAGTGGAGAGAGTG TTTGTCCCACCAAAGCCAAAAATATACTGCAAGGTCTCAGAGTTAAGAAAcaatgatgaagaagatgacgaGTCAGAGTCAGTGGTGAAGCAGGAGGTTGAGAAGCAGACAAGCGAAAAGGCTCTGGAGGAAGAAGGAATTCCTCAGTACCAAATCACAGAAGTGCATGTTGCTGGTCTGAAGTCTGAGCCGGGCAAGAAGAAACTATGGGGTACCACATCTCAGCAACAATCTGGTTCTCGTTGGCTGCTTGCTAATGGAATGGGGAAGGGCAATCAGCATTCGTCTATAAAATCCAAGGGTGTT TCTACAAAATCAGCACCCCCACTGACAACAAAGGTGCAGCGTGGTGACAGTTTATGGAGCGTCTCATCTCGTTTTCAT GGTACTGGTGCAAAATGGAAGGAACCCCATAAAAGGAATCCGAATGTGATTTTTCCAAATTAA